In one Castor canadensis chromosome 15, mCasCan1.hap1v2, whole genome shotgun sequence genomic region, the following are encoded:
- the LOC141417237 gene encoding uncharacterized protein C2orf78-like — MELSVNKFGSVLHTGQRSCLSSSSQTSSSITASLVSAIDVNSSVIMSENFQNTSLLGTANSPQLTRPVVSNTSSIVGSVCNLSRVSGPAMTSAWLRPSASNTSFQPLVGSAYIYQHSSTTMLSEVTGQSQIPTSAASYSGIFEWGTAQSTEKKSSSPGNFTGTLIDQDTANSSMTVTTQYDKASDANKVVPLSPSLPANFVQATPSQIPTQAYSMSLPYQEGSHVYYYNQNTLGPPLSGEGGFCLQSYGCVSYGGSGSSICQPEMVMVLKKVQPTNILTPVSTSGIYYSMPAQPNREMSFQVMETSMRTETSVELQPPSQAFCFPQTSDFLTSCGSINAQILENNPPLELGDISVLTAVQSSTNNLALPQAPNQEQIEHENLNEIKTKLSKPVEAYHIPIDNRDSPLLPLEIPDIHQFLECIKPLDQEEKPDSENANLVKNSLSFENQGTLENRVECSNGFVDMAALVENIELPPIFNSLAEHHQSKFPTTIKANDMRDAKVNQGQKKSRIVKELTDYIRKKKDRDSELIDGAPKDKIQRHNPECLLEREMIVCSAVSSDSPTVITTKHSTCKPPKAAYSRASKAKGLGQEKTKNTTQNNSKKVEENKQTRNKVKSDEKTIPKMKRKRNQPELSQETFKKPRTYLGMHMLQSVQVFHALGKKTDKKIGSSSCRALANLSTTKGSQYSAAIKSRLDTPHEGKGPKKTQVKAQKEDSSAGNECPSPSQYELPPPGKVKLIPLPFLNPDKPQPRPVPRRPQAFASRRPTGSYPHPNSAQSLAVNACQPASANTSLISPAKPARPISFNATLPGLTKPTQPNVSQSAAARPAPYKTSSFTSFQRQPVSTTMAKFQPPPKSQTQFLLQDFSLQPIPWRKPNVPEPVMSSPITKEQRPEREAMKRKAQQEREHAAKYTSLGKVQFFIEREREMEISQYYGYVM; from the exons aaaatttccaaaatacatCTTTACTTGGAACTGCAAATTCTCCCCAGCTCACTCGTCCTGTGGTGAGCAATACCTCTTCCATAGTGGGAAGTGTCTGCAACCTCTCCAGAGTCTCTGGGCCAGCCATGACTTCAGCATGGCTGCGGCCATCAGCCTCTAACACCTCTTTCCAGCCACTCGTGGGTAGTGCCTACATTTACCAACATTCTAGCACAACTATGTTGTCTGAAGTTACTGGCCAGAGCCAGATACCTACTTCAGCTGCCTCCTATTCAGGTATTTTTGAGTGGGGTACTGCACAAAGCACAGAAAAGAAGTCATCCTCACCTGGAAACTTCACTGGGACTCTTATTGACCAGGACACAGCAAATTCTTCCATGACTGTAACAACCCAATATGATAAAGCTTCAGATGCCAATAAGGTGGTCCCCCTATCCCCATCATTACCTGCCAACTTTGTTCAAGCAACACCATCTCAGATTCCCACTCAAGCATATAGCATGTCACTTCCTTATCAGGAAGGAAGTCATGTCTATTACTATAATCAAAACACATTGGGGCCTCCGTTATCTGGAGAGGGTGGCTTCTGCCTGCAATCTTATGGCTGTGTTTCATACGGAGGGAGTGGGTCCTCTATCTGTCAACCAGAAATGGTGATGGTTCTAAAGAAAGTTCAGCCTACAAACATCCTAACACCGGTTTCAACCTCTGGAATCTACTACTCTATGCCTGCTCAACCCAACAGAGaaatgagttttcaag TGATGGAAACTTCCATGAGGACAGAGACTTCTGTAGAATTGCAACCTCCAAGCCAGGCATTTTGTTTTCCACAAACTTCAGATTTCCTTACATCCTGCGGTAGCATAAATGCTCAAATACTTGAGAATAACCCACCACTTGAGCTTGGAGACATTTCAGTACTAACTGCCGTCCAAAGTTCTACCAATAACCTGGCATTGCCTCAAGCTCCTAACCAGGAACAAATAGAACATGAgaatttgaatgaaataaaaacaaagctttcAAAGCCTGTGGAGGCCTACCATATCCCAATTGACAATCGGGATTCTCCACTACTCCCTTTAGAAATCCCTGACATTCATCAATTTCTGGAATGCATCAAACCTTTAGACCAAGAGGAGAAGCCTGATTCTGAAAATGCCAATTTGGTCAAGAATAGCCTAAGTTTTGAGAACCAAGGGACACTTGAAAATAGGGTTGAATGTAGCAATGGTTTTGTGGACATGGCTGCATTGGTGGAGAATATTGAACTCCCACCTATTTTCAACTCATTGGCAGAACATCACCAGTCCAAATTTCCCACAACCATAAAAGCCAATGACATGAGAGATGCCAAGGTGAATCAGGGGCAGAAAAAGTCAAGGATTGTAAAGGAACTCACTGACTATATCAGAAAGAAGAAGGATAGAGATTCTGAGCTTATCGATGGAGCTCCTAAGGACAAAATTCAGCGTCACAACCCAGAGTGTCTTTTGGAGAGAGAAATGATTGTGTGCAGTGCTGTATCCAGTGACAGCCCAACTGTAATCACAACCAAGCATTCTACCTGCAAACCTCCAAAAGCTGCATACAGTAGGGCCAGCAAGGCTAAAGGCCTTGggcaagaaaagaccaaaaacacCACACAAAACAATTCCAAGAAAGTTGAAGAGAATAAGCAGACAAGGAATAAAGTGAAGTCAGACGAGAAAACGATTCCcaagatgaagaggaagagaaatcaaCCCGAGCTTAGCCAGGAGACATTTAAAAAGCCTCGCACCTATCTAGGTATGCACATGCTGCAGTCAGTGCAGGTTTTTCATGCACTGGGGAAGAAGACTGATAAGAAAATTGGGTCATCCTCGTGTCGGGCTTTGGCAAATTTGAGCACCACCAAAGGCTCCCAGTATTCTGCAGCTATCAAATCACGGCTGGATACCCCACATGAGGGCAAAGGTCCTAAGAAGACTCAAGTCAAAGCCCAGAAAGAAGATAGCAGTGCTGGCAATGAATGCCCCTCTCCATCCCAGTATGAGCTGCCTCCACCTGGCAAGGTCAAGTTGATACCTTTACCTTTTCTGAATCCTGACAAGCCTCAACCTCGACCTGTTCCTCGGAGGCCACAGGCTTTTGCCTCACGTAGGCCCACTGGATCTTACCCTCATCCTAACTCAGCTCAATCTCTGGCAGTCAATGCATGTCAACCAGCTAGTGCCAACACATCTTTGATAAGTCCTGCCAAACCAGCTCGGCCAATTTCATTCAATGCAACTCTACCAGGTTTGACCAAGCCTACCCAGCCTAATGTCTCTCAGTCTGCTGCTGCTAGACCTGCACCCTACAAAACatcttctttcacttctttccaGAGGCAGCCTGTTTCCACTACTATGGCCAAGTTCCAGCCACCACCTAAGTCTCAAACCCAATTTCTACTGCAAGATTTCAGCCTGCAACCAATTCCATGGAGAAAGCCCAATGTTCCTGAGCCAGTAATGTCAAGCCCCATCACAAAAGAGCAACGGCCAGAGCGTGAGGCCATGAAAAGGAAGGCTCAGCAAGAGCGCGAGCATGCAGCCAAATACACTTCTTTGggaaaagtgcagtttttcattgagagagaaagagaaatggaaatttctCAATACTATGGCTATGTAATGTAA